A genomic stretch from Desulfotignum balticum DSM 7044 includes:
- a CDS encoding tripartite tricarboxylate transporter substrate binding protein, with protein sequence MKQTRLLLTLIFCVFFLSSYVSAGDYPDKDIKHIMPWGAGGGTDTVMRGFMKNMEDNLGVKIYTVNITGAKSGLGVSELMNSKADGYTIGSLTYDGVVTVPYFGLLSSYSLDRLNFIATVTVHPTVLVANTDSPYNNLSDLIEAAKKSPGEIQISNVGMGGVWHLPVLELEEKAGVQFDHVVFSGGSGEQKEALLKKETEIACMSIGAAVPLLHAKKIKVLGVMSEDRLEVYKDVPTMKEQGYDVVWGSARMIAVPEGVSQEIQTALGEAAKKTANNPKWKKWLEKNGGGWAYLDAKETNNFVTSLQNKVFPLLDDLVAKGLIKKNN encoded by the coding sequence ATGAAACAAACAAGACTATTATTGACGTTGATTTTTTGCGTATTTTTCCTTTCATCATATGTTTCTGCCGGTGATTATCCCGACAAAGACATCAAGCACATAATGCCTTGGGGTGCTGGTGGCGGGACCGATACTGTCATGCGTGGGTTCATGAAAAATATGGAAGATAATTTAGGAGTCAAAATCTACACAGTCAACATAACAGGAGCCAAAAGCGGCTTGGGTGTATCAGAGCTGATGAATTCTAAAGCAGATGGATACACTATCGGCTCCCTCACCTATGACGGGGTTGTTACAGTTCCTTACTTCGGGCTTCTGTCAAGCTATTCTCTGGATAGACTCAATTTCATCGCAACCGTTACTGTACATCCTACTGTATTGGTTGCCAATACAGATTCACCTTATAACAATCTTTCAGATCTGATAGAAGCAGCTAAAAAATCTCCTGGAGAAATTCAGATTTCAAATGTGGGCATGGGCGGAGTGTGGCACCTGCCTGTTCTTGAATTGGAAGAAAAAGCCGGAGTTCAATTTGATCATGTGGTTTTTTCCGGAGGCTCCGGAGAACAGAAAGAGGCACTGCTGAAAAAAGAGACAGAAATCGCCTGTATGAGCATCGGAGCAGCGGTTCCGCTTTTACATGCAAAAAAAATTAAGGTTCTCGGCGTGATGTCTGAAGACCGTCTTGAAGTTTATAAAGATGTTCCGACTATGAAAGAACAAGGATATGATGTTGTCTGGGGAAGTGCCCGGATGATAGCGGTGCCTGAAGGTGTTTCTCAGGAAATTCAAACAGCCCTTGGTGAAGCGGCAAAGAAAACAGCCAATAACCCTAAATGGAAAAAATGGCTGGAAAAAAATGGAGGAGGCTGGGCCTATTTGGATGCTAAAGAGACCAATAATTTTGTGACGTCATTGCAGAATAAGGTTTTTCCCCTTCTGGATGATCTTGTAGCCAAGGGCCTGATTAAAAAAAATAACTAA